Part of the Burkholderia sp. FERM BP-3421 genome, AGCGCTTGTTGTGCAGCACCTCGGTCAACTGCCCGGAGATCTTCTTGTCCAGTTCCGCGACCAGTTGCTCGATCGTCTGCGCGACATCCTCCCGGACCACGACCCGGTTGCGGCGCGCATACGTGAGCAGCGTCTCGACGGCGCTCTGGACCGCCTCGGCGGCCTCGTTGGTCCTGGGCCGGAACGAACGGCGCAGGATGTCCTTCAGGTCGTCGTCGATGCGTTCCTCGACGACGACGTGTTCGGCGGACGGTTCAAGCTGGCTGAGCGTGCTCATTTCACCTCCTGGTTCGCTTCCGGATCGCCGGACGGCCCGGCAGTGGGCGCCGGTTCGGCAACGGCGGCCTCCTCGTCCGACCATTGCGGATTCTTGAGCAGCTCGTGGATCAGATCCTCGGCCGCGGCCTTGCCGTCCATGTAGGTCAGCAATTCCTTCAGACGATTGCGCGCTTCGAGCAGCGTGGACAGTTCCGGAATGCGCCGCACCACGTCGGCCGGCTCGAACGAATCCATCGACGTGAAGGTCAGGTCGATCGGAATCAGCGTGCCGTCGTTCGTCAGGACGTTCTTCACGTGATAGCTCAGCGACGGCGCGATCTTCGCCATGCGCTCGTCGAAATTCTCCACGTCGATTTCCGAGAACCGACGATCTTCGACCGGGCCGAGCGGCTCCACGTTGTCGCCCGACAGGTCCGCCATCACCCCTGCCACGAAGGGCAGCTCGACCTTCTTCTGCGACCCGTAGATCTCGACGTCGTACTCGATCTGCACCCGCGGGGCGCGACTCTCCCCGATGAATTTCTGACCATCCTTGTGACGCACCATGCTATTCGCCCTCCTAAATTAAGAAATCCAATTACCTGGCCCCTGCCGGGCGCCCGAGCTGGGCTGCCAGCGCCGCCCCTTCCGGATAAAGCTCCGCCATGACCTCCTCGAAGCCCGCGCCCAGCATGCGCCGGACCCGCGACAGGAAGATCGGCGCCGGATGGCTCGGTTCGTGAAGCAGGAAGTATTCGACGATGCGATCGAGTGCCGCCTCCACGTCCTTTCTCGTTGCCAACTCGCCTCGAATTTCGTACACTTCGCCGCCTCGGCCCTGCTCGACGTCGCGGATCGGCAGTGCATCGTTTGCGGCGGGAGGCCCGTTCGCGCCTAATCGCGACAACGCCAGGTTCAGCAGATTCAGGACGCCCGTCACGTCGACCTGCTGCTCCGCAACACGCATTGATTCACTTATCCTCACAAAGGATTCCTGAATTTCATGCAAAAAATTCGATGCCGAGGTCCTGCTGGCAGGTTCATTGAGGATCGCACCGGCCTCTCCGTTCGCCAGTGCATTCAAAGAGATATCCGTCTCGCCGAAACAGGCACAGCCGAACTGATGCAGGAACTGATGACCCGAAATCCAGCCCAGGTGCAATGCGTGAATTTCTCCGGGCACCTCACCCGCCAACGCGCGCGGATGAATGGCATCGACCGGCAGGCTCATGATGTCGGCCAGCACCCTCACACTCTCGGCCAGCCCGGCAATCCCTCTTCTCGCCATGCACGCGCGGATGTACCAGATCGCCACGCGGATATCCTTCGCCCGCGCCAGCAGCCCCAGACAGGCTTTTTCGATCGACGTCCACTGAAACGCGCTCTCGCCTTTTCGCTGCGGTGCGTTTCCAATTGAGTCGTACTCGCAGACCGCAGCGTCGATCCGTATGAAGTCCTCGTCGAAGTCCAACCCATCGGCCGCCTGCATGGATTGCACTGGTGCACTATCGTTCATCACGATCCTCGAAATTATTCAATCCATCATGTAGGATTACTTATAACTGTACGGACAATTGCTGCAATGCATCGCCATCGGCGCGGCTGCGCCCAAAACGGCGTCAACACCTCGACGCTTGCCGCACGCGCGCCCGGCCGAATCGCGCACGACACATTCAATGCGCGAACGACGACGGCCCGCCTTGCGTATGCGAGTCCCCGTTTTAAATCAGGTCATTGTTTTTTAGGAGGTCCGCGCCCCTGGACTAATAAGCTCGCCAACCCCTGTCGCATCGCGATCAGAGGCGTCTTCCAAGCCCCGTCCATTCAAGTTATTTTGACGCGAATCAAACACCATCAAACAAAGTTTGACGGATGGCATAAACATGCCTATATTCCAATCCGTGAGCCCAAGAGACTCCGAATCGGGTTGCCTGGCGCAACGACGAAGCAATCACAAAGCTGCACAATGAGCATCGTCATATAAACCAGAGGCAATAAACCGATAGGAGACGCACGCATATCGCCACGAGCCGCTCGTATTCGAGTTGTTATTTGCTGCCAGACGCCCCCTGCAACGCCATCACCGCTTTATAAGCATGGGACATCGGCCTAATACAGACGCGATTAACCATCGCAGTCGACAAGACTGCGAGATCTTTCGCGTCAGCCAATGACTCTATTGCATATGCATCTCAGTCATGCGGCAGCATGATCGATCCATCCATGGACAACTGCATCTCCAACAAATCAAGCCAAGCCAAAGAATCATTCATTTCATGGTGTAAATATAAGCGCTCGCCACCCCCATGGCAAGCGCAAAAAATCAATGTCGATTCCCGTGTTTTGTTTCGAATAACTACTCCAATCGCACCTGCACCGGGCTCGTAACCGGTTCCAATTCTGAATAGAACCGGTTCCATCGGATACAATTGTCAAGATAGTTCAGTTTTCAAACATCAATATTTCTTATATTACCTACCAAATCGGCAGGTTTGATTTTTCATAAACAACCGAAGGCGAATAATAAACATCTGAACCGGAAAAATATTCACTCCCCGGTAGTTATAAGCAACATTTACCCCCTCAATCCCCCCATCACCTCTACGAATCAGCGATCGTCGATGCTGAATATACCGACCATCCGGTAATTTAATTTTCACGCACACCATCACTCGAACCATCCTGCAAATCCGATCCCTCTTCGTTCATATGCTTTGCACTCCACATCAATTAACCAAGACAGGAACAAACACCCTACTCTTCTCACACTGATGGATAGACATGCATTGATCCATCGAAGCACTTCGCCTTTATATAAAGCAGACCTTATTACCTGCATCTTTGATCCGAGCGCGCGTATCAATACGTACTCGCTTTATCAATCAGACAATCAAGAATCCGTATCGATGCATCGCTGTCGTACGCGTACTAGTCAACATCGCATCTTACGACTTCGACAAGGAAGCGCGGCGCGGCGACTGATGGGCTTGCGAGATCGAACGCTGCCCATTCGCCTCCGGCAGCACGTGCGCCCATTCTCGTTTATTAAAAGGATACCGAAGCAATTCAATCCAATTCGCGTCATGCTGTCCGCCGCCTCGATCGCAACAAGAACGCCGCGAGCGTGCAAACGACCATCGCCGCGCCGGCGATCAGGAACGTATCGCTGTAGGCCATCAGCAAGGCCTCGCGCATCACGCGTTGATTGATGAGACCCAGCGCCGCCTCGCGCAACCCGTGCGTCGCCGCGCCGGGCAGCGCGTCCGCGCGCGGCAGGTGCCGGCCCGACAGCACACGCTCCAGCAGCGCCATGCGCTCCTGGAACGCACCCGCGTAAGACGACACCCATTCTCCGATCCGCATTGCGTGCAGCTTCTGGCGCTCCACCACGATCTGGCTCGCGATCGCGATGCCGATCGCTCCGCCGACATTGCGCACCATGTTGAACACGCCGGCCGCCGAGCCGATCTGGTTTTTCTCGATACCCTCGACCGCCATCACGCCCAGCGCGATCACGACGAAAGTCTGGCCGACTCCACGCACGATCAGCGACGGAACAATCACGTTCGCGGCGGCGTCCGCATCGAGATGGATGTTCATCAGGCAGCCGAGCGCGACGCACGCGAAGCCGAGGATGATCAGCACGCGCGGGCTCGTGCGCCGCATCAGCGGCGGCGTGGCAAACGACATCGCGAACTGCACGAGGCCATACGGAATCATCGTCATGCCGATGTCGCGCGCGCTGTAGCCGTGCAACTGGGCAAAGTAGTTGGGCACGAGGAACACCACGCCGAACACCACCGCGCCGAACAGGAACTGCATGAGGCTCGCGATCCCGAAGTTGTAACGACCCAGTAGACGCAGGTTGATGAACGGCTCCGCGCGCCGCAGCTCGATCGCGACGAACGCGGCGAGCCCGAGCGCCGCGACCACCGACAGGACGACGATCTGCTCCGACGCGAACCAGTCCTTGCGGCCGCCCTCTTCCAGCACGATCTGCAAGGTGCTCAAACCGAGCGCCATGGTCGCGATGCCGAACCAGTCGGCACGCCGCAAACGTCCCAGTTCGAGCGGCACCGGCCGGATCGCCCAGCCGATCGCCGCGATCAGCGCGAGCGCGGGCGGAATCTGCAAATAGAAGATCCAGCGCCACGAATACATGTCGGTGAGCCAGCCGCCGAGCGATGGCCCGGCCGCCTGCGCGACGTTGTTCGCGATCGAGAACAGCGCCATCCCGAACGGATGGCGCGACGGCGGCAGTTCGCTCACGATCAGCTGAAACGACAGCGGGATCAGCACCCCGCCGAACGCGCCCTGCAGCGCACGCGCGGCGATCATCGTCGAGATCGACGGCGCGACCGAGCATGCGAGCGAAAACGCCAGGAACCCCGACGCCCCCACGAGCAGCACGCGCCGCGCCGAGAACACCGACACGAGCCAGCCGGTCAGCGGGATCACGATGATCTCCGCGACCAGATAGGCGGTCGTGATCCACGAGCCCTCCTCGAAACTCGCGCCGAGCGAGCCGCGGATATCCGGCAGCGACGCGTTCGTCACATGCACGTTCATGCCGGCCATGAAGCAGCCGAATACGCCGCCCAGCACGGCCACCCAGGCCCGGACCGAGACCGTCTCGGCGCGCGCGTCCGTCCCCGCCGCGCTCATGCGCCACCGCCCGACGCGACGCGCGTGTCGACGCGCGCAGTCACGGACATTCCCGCGCGCAGCCCAAGCTCGCCCGCCGTCCGGTCGAGCCGGATCTTCACCGGGATCCGCTGCACGATCTTCGTGAAATTGCCGGTCGCATTGTCCGGCGGCAGCAGCGCGAACTCCGCGCCCGAGCCCGGCGACAGGCTCGCCACGGTTCCGCGCAGCGCGTGGCCCGCATAGGTGTCGACGTCCACTTCGACCGGCTGGCCGACCCGCATCGCGCCCAACTGCGTTTCCTTGAAGTTCGCGACGACATACACCTCGCGCAGCGGCACCAGCGCGAGCAGCGGCATGCCGGTTTCCACGTACTGCCCCGGTCGCACCGTGCGCTGCCCGATTACGCCGTCACGCACCGCGCGGATCACCGTGTGCTCCAGGTCCAGCTGCGCAAGGCTCAGCGCCGCGCGGGCGGAGACCAGTTGCGCCTCGGCCTGCGCGATCGCCGCCGCGCGCTGGTCGCGGCGCTTGCGCAGCACCGTCTGTTCGTCGCGCTGCACGCGCTGCCCGGCCTGCGTCCGCAACAAGTCCGCACGCGCCTTCAACGCATCGGCGCGCGCCTGTTCCCAGCGCTGGCTGCTCGCCGCGTCCTCGTCGTGCAGGGCCTGGTAGCGGCGCGCGTCGGCGTCGCGCCGTACGGCTTCCGCCTGCGCGGCGGCCGTCTCCGCACCCGCCTGTTCGATCAGGCCGCGTTGCTGGCCCAGTTGCGCGTCGAGCGTGTCGGCCGCCGCGCGCTCCGCCGCCAGCGTCGCGGCGGCCGCGTCGACGGCCGCCTGCGCGCGGACCGCCTTCGCGCGATAGTCGCGATCGTCGAGCGTCGCCAGTACGTCGCCGCGCCGCACCGGCTGGTTGTCGTCCACCGCGACGCGCGCGACATAGCCCGCGACGCGCGGGCTGACCGTCACCACGTCGGCGCGCACGTAGGCGTCGTCGGTGTACTCGATGAAGCGGCCCACGCGCCACCAGTGCGTACCGTAGGCGACGGCAGCCAGCATCAGGCCGGCCGCGCCGACGATGATCCAGTTTCGTTTGGACGCGCGCGCGGCGCGTTCGGGTGCGACAGTCGTACTCATGATCGATGACGGTATCGGAAGGAAATCGGACCGGCGCCCGTGCGCCGGCTGGAATGACGGTGACGACGGCCGTTACGGCTGCGCCTGCCAGCCGCCGCCGAGCGCGCGGAACAGCGCCACCTGATCGGCCGCCACCGTCTGGCTCGACGCGGCCAGCTCGGCGTCCAGCGCGACGAGGCTGCGCTCGGCGTCGAGCACGTCGAGGAAGTCGAGCGCGCCCGCGCGGTAGTTCAGCTCGGCGAGCCGGAACGCGCGGGCGCCGGCCTCGCGCGCCTCGGCCAGCGCGCCGCGCCGCGACCATGCCGCGCCGTACTGCGCGAGCGCCTGCTCGACCTCGCGCAGCGCGAGCAGCACGCGCGCGTCGAACGCCGCATCGGCGGCGACGCTGTCGGCGCGCGCCGCGCCGAGCTAGGCGCGGCTCGCGGCACGATTCGGAAAGCGCCAGCGGATCAACGGCCCGACGCCCCAGCTCAATGCATAGGGATCGCCGAGCGACGTGGGGCCGCCCGTGGTCGACAGCAGGTCGACCGACCCGCCGAGCACGATCGACGGATACTGCGCCGCGCGCGCGACGCCGACCCGCGCGCGGGCCGCCGCGAGCCGCTGTTCGGATTCGCGCAGATCGGGCCGGCGTCGCAGCAGCAGCGCGCCGTCGCCGACCGGGAACGGCCGGGCCAGCGTCGGCGTCGTCACGCAGCGGGCCGCATCGGGCGGAAACGCGGCGGGCGGCCGGCCGGTCAGCACCGCCAGCTCGTAGAGCGCCGCCTGCCGCTCGCCGCGCAGCGCCGGCAGCGCCGCGCGGGTCTCGTCGGCGAAGCTCCGGGCGCGCGCCAGCGCCATCCCCGACACGAGCCCGCGCGCCCGCTGCCTGCCGGTCAGACCAGCGACCCGCTCGGCCACCGCGAGCGAGCGCTCGGCCACACCGATCCGTTCGCCGTATGCGCACACCCGCGTATAAGCCGCCGCCGTATCGGCCGCCACCGCGACCCGCATCGCATCCGACGCCGCGCGCGCGGCGTCGGCGTCGGCGCGCGCGGCGGCGCTCAGGTTCCGGACCCGCCCCCACAGATCGACCTCCCACGACAGCGCGAACGACGGCGCGTAGCCCCAGCGGGTGTCGGCGGCCGACTGTCCGCGCGCGGCGGCGACGATCTGGTCAGGCGCATGCTGGCCGTAGTCGACGCCGAACCCGAGCGTGGTGTCCGGCAGGCGCGCGGCATCCGCTTGCGCGAGCAGCGAGCGCGCCCGCGCGACATTCGCGGCCGCCACTTTCAGGTCGAGGTTCGCGGTCAGCGCGTCATGCACCAGCCGGTCGAGCACCGGATCGTCGTAGAGCCGCCACCATGCATCGGCGGGCGTATCGGCCGAAATGGGCGCGCCGGACATGGCGTCGAACGAAGCGGCGGCGGCCGATGCCGCCGTGAGCGGGCGCGGCCCGGGCGGCGCATCGACCGCGCAGCCGGCCAGCGCGGCCGCGAGCGCAGCGGCGCTGGCGATGCGCGCCGCGCGGCGGCGGCGTGACGGATGGCGCAAG contains:
- the tssB gene encoding type VI secretion system contractile sheath small subunit; this encodes MVRHKDGQKFIGESRAPRVQIEYDVEIYGSQKKVELPFVAGVMADLSGDNVEPLGPVEDRRFSEIDVENFDERMAKIAPSLSYHVKNVLTNDGTLIPIDLTFTSMDSFEPADVVRRIPELSTLLEARNRLKELLTYMDGKAAAEDLIHELLKNPQWSDEEAAVAEPAPTAGPSGDPEANQEVK
- a CDS encoding ImpA family type VI secretion system protein; its protein translation is MMNDSAPVQSMQAADGLDFDEDFIRIDAAVCEYDSIGNAPQRKGESAFQWTSIEKACLGLLARAKDIRVAIWYIRACMARRGIAGLAESVRVLADIMSLPVDAIHPRALAGEVPGEIHALHLGWISGHQFLHQFGCACFGETDISLNALANGEAGAILNEPASRTSASNFLHEIQESFVRISESMRVAEQQVDVTGVLNLLNLALSRLGANGPPAANDALPIRDVEQGRGGEVYEIRGELATRKDVEAALDRIVEYFLLHEPSHPAPIFLSRVRRMLGAGFEEVMAELYPEGAALAAQLGRPAGAR
- a CDS encoding DHA2 family efflux MFS transporter permease subunit, whose protein sequence is MSAAGTDARAETVSVRAWVAVLGGVFGCFMAGMNVHVTNASLPDIRGSLGASFEEGSWITTAYLVAEIIVIPLTGWLVSVFSARRVLLVGASGFLAFSLACSVAPSISTMIAARALQGAFGGVLIPLSFQLIVSELPPSRHPFGMALFSIANNVAQAAGPSLGGWLTDMYSWRWIFYLQIPPALALIAAIGWAIRPVPLELGRLRRADWFGIATMALGLSTLQIVLEEGGRKDWFASEQIVVLSVVAALGLAAFVAIELRRAEPFINLRLLGRYNFGIASLMQFLFGAVVFGVVFLVPNYFAQLHGYSARDIGMTMIPYGLVQFAMSFATPPLMRRTSPRVLIILGFACVALGCLMNIHLDADAAANVIVPSLIVRGVGQTFVVIALGVMAVEGIEKNQIGSAAGVFNMVRNVGGAIGIAIASQIVVERQKLHAMRIGEWVSSYAGAFQERMALLERVLSGRHLPRADALPGAATHGLREAALGLINQRVMREALLMAYSDTFLIAGAAMVVCTLAAFLLRSRRRTA
- a CDS encoding HlyD family secretion protein encodes the protein MSTTVAPERAARASKRNWIIVGAAGLMLAAVAYGTHWWRVGRFIEYTDDAYVRADVVTVSPRVAGYVARVAVDDNQPVRRGDVLATLDDRDYRAKAVRAQAAVDAAAATLAAERAAADTLDAQLGQQRGLIEQAGAETAAAQAEAVRRDADARRYQALHDEDAASSQRWEQARADALKARADLLRTQAGQRVQRDEQTVLRKRRDQRAAAIAQAEAQLVSARAALSLAQLDLEHTVIRAVRDGVIGQRTVRPGQYVETGMPLLALVPLREVYVVANFKETQLGAMRVGQPVEVDVDTYAGHALRGTVASLSPGSGAEFALLPPDNATGNFTKIVQRIPVKIRLDRTAGELGLRAGMSVTARVDTRVASGGGA
- a CDS encoding TolC family protein → MLLALREVEQALAQYGAAWSRRGALAEAREAGARAFRLAELNYRAGALDFLDVLDAERSLVALDAELAASSQTVAADQVALFRALGGGWQAQP
- a CDS encoding TolC family protein, encoding MNAIMGSIPKVQMIRDVSSLGLRHPSRRRRAARIASAAALAAALAGCAVDAPPGPRPLTAASAAAASFDAMSGAPISADTPADAWWRLYDDPVLDRLVHDALTANLDLKVAAANVARARSLLAQADAARLPDTTLGFGVDYGQHAPDQIVAAARGQSAADTRWGYAPSFALSWEVDLWGRVRNLSAAARADADAARAASDAMRVAVAADTAAAYTRVCAYGERIGVAERSLAVAERVAGLTGRQRARGLVSGMALARARSFADETRAALPALRGERQAALYELAVLTGRPPAAFPPDAARCVTTPTLARPFPVGDGALLLRRRPDLRESEQRLAAARARVGVARAAQYPSIVLGGSVDLLSTTGGPTSLGDPYALSWGVGPLIRWRFPNRAASRA